Proteins encoded in a region of the Mesoflavibacter profundi genome:
- a CDS encoding PorP/SprF family type IX secretion system membrane protein codes for MKNTFLTILILITLGIFSTKVQAQQDAQYTQYMYNPISINPAYAGTRDVFSFLGLYRTQWVGLDGAPKTFTLSGHSPVGEKVGLGMNVTHDEIFITNETYIDIDFSYKINLSDEAKLALGIKAGGHLLTIDTNRLNQGAFNPGDADAEINIDNKFSPQFGIGAYYYTNKFYLGLSVPNMLETEHFDENSANNNSIATAKERVNVYLMAGRTFDLNADLKFKPATLFKVVDGSPLQVDLSANFLIKEKLTLGAAYRWSAALSGMIGYQLSDQLMLGFAYDRETTELRQYNDGSFEFFLRFELFKRNNRMISPRFF; via the coding sequence ATGAAAAATACTTTTTTAACTATTTTGATATTAATTACTTTAGGCATTTTCAGTACTAAAGTACAGGCACAACAAGATGCACAGTACACACAGTATATGTACAATCCTATAAGTATCAATCCTGCATACGCTGGTACACGAGATGTATTTAGTTTCTTAGGTTTATATAGAACGCAATGGGTTGGATTAGATGGAGCACCAAAAACCTTTACTTTATCAGGACATTCACCTGTTGGAGAAAAAGTAGGATTAGGGATGAATGTTACACACGACGAAATTTTTATTACCAACGAAACCTACATTGACATAGATTTTAGTTATAAAATCAATCTTTCAGACGAAGCCAAATTAGCATTAGGAATCAAAGCAGGAGGACATTTATTAACTATAGATACCAACAGATTAAATCAAGGTGCATTTAATCCTGGAGATGCAGATGCCGAAATTAACATAGACAACAAGTTTTCACCACAATTTGGTATAGGTGCCTATTATTACACAAATAAATTTTATTTAGGATTAAGTGTACCAAATATGTTAGAGACAGAGCACTTTGATGAAAACTCAGCAAATAATAATTCTATAGCAACAGCAAAAGAGCGTGTAAATGTTTACTTAATGGCTGGAAGAACCTTCGATTTAAATGCCGATTTAAAATTCAAACCAGCAACCTTATTCAAAGTTGTAGATGGATCGCCATTACAAGTAGACTTATCTGCAAACTTTTTAATCAAAGAGAAGTTAACTTTAGGAGCAGCATATAGATGGAGCGCAGCATTAAGCGGTATGATAGGTTACCAATTATCAGATCAATTAATGTTAGGATTTGCATACGATAGAGAAACAACAGAGTTAAGACAATACAACGATGGTTCATTTGAATTTTTCTTAAGATTCGAATTATTCAAACGTAACAACCGTATGATTTCTCCAAGATTCTTTTAA